AGTTCGGTGTCCGCACTTCCTGTGCGGGTTGTATCGGCTCCCAGCAATCGTCTCGCGCCGCCGCCCACCACGCTGGCTCGCGGCGATGTCAAAGCCGTTTCGAACTTGCGTCCAGTCGGGGTTAGGCAGGCGCTGGCGCCGGCTAGACCTTCTTCACCAGTTCAGGTTGAGGCAAATACATCGCTACCTGTTCAGTTGCCGCCAAGCACCGATCCCAACGCCGACGCGGTCCGTCGTTCGGCTGGCATTGCCATGCCTTTGGCACGGCCGAGCGATAGCGAAATGACGATCGCAGAGCATGAATTGACGTCGATCGGAGACAAAATCTTTTTCGGACGAGAAAGCGCGGAGATCTCGCCTTCGGGCAAGACTGTACTGATGCAATGGGCAGGCCTGCTGAACGAACATCCAGGACTGATGGTGAATTTGATCACGCAGGAACAAATCCGGCAGGGACCATCGCAGACGCTTACGTCGCTCACACAGCTCGCGACAGCGCTTGCATCACCTGGCGGAGATGATGGCAGTATTACCGACATAAGCTTTCGCCGGGTGACGGCAATCAAAAAAGCCCTCGTCGATGAGGGTGTTGCGTCCGGCCGTATAGTGATCACGGCTGGCTCCCTAGTTTTGCACATGGCAAATGCAAATCCGGAGCCAGACCTGCCCGACGGGCGAAGTGTCCAGCTCAAGATCGCCGACAGCCCTGAGAAACTGGTCCGCGGCTAGGCTAGCGTGGGTTGTGGGTGGAATGCCTTAGCCGGCTTCCACGGCCTTCTTTTGGAGTGCAGCGCGGAACTGACGATGGCTGTGCTTGGCACGCTCAATCAGGTCATCCCATGACGTGAAAAAAACCTTGCCGGTATTCTGAAGGGACTCGGCGGTGGACAAGGCCTCGTCGTGGAGGCGAGCTGCAATCAAATGGCTTTGTACCTGGGTGTACTTTATTGCTTTGGGATCAGTAAGTTCCGAAAAGCGCTTAAGCACATAGTCGCGATACCGGTTAGCTTGATTGACGTCGGCCAGCCTCGCTACGAACGCGCCTCGTTTGATCTCGACGATGTGAAGTGTTCCGCCAATGGCCACGCAGAAGAAATCGGCTCGGTCGTCGTCTCCCTTCCGCTTCTGCCGTCCAGCCTTTTTCCCGAATTCCGTCCTTATCCAAGTGGCGACCCTGCCTTCGGCCTTATTGAGCATCCAAGTTGTGTCGATGAGCCAAGGATTGCCTTCAAGATGCTTCGCGAGCACGCCCCGTTCCTTAGCGTCGTGATCGTGCATTCGTTGCAAAGTGTCGATCGCAGCCAGGTTGCTGTCGATGATCTGTAAAAGCGTTACGGCGGTGCGCACTTCCATCTTCGAAAGAAGATCGTCCAATTGAGCGAGATCGCTGATGTCGGACTCGCGCAGCTTCTTCAGGATGCTTCGAAGCGTGGCATTTTCCAGCGCGTCGAGGAACCAAGAAAGGATTCCTTCGAACTCACTGGGTTCCATCTCAATGGACTTGAACTTATCAACGAATTGAACCGCTACGTCCTTGTAGGCGGGTGCTAGATGATCGATGCGCGCGGCAATTGCCGGATTTAGCTCTTTGATCTGTTTCTCGCGCAGCTTGGCGCGGCGACGTGCCCACTCGGCGAGGTATTTCTTGACGAGTTGTTGTCCCCACTCTTTGAACGCGGCGCCTTGGGGACTCTCCCATGCGATTGCATCTCGGGGCGTCGCGATGAAGTCCGTCTCGTGAATGCCGGCGTCGAGCCACTCAGCTTTCACCATGCCGACGAGATAACGAAGTCCATGTTGGCCTGTCACGCCGCCACTAATGTCGAATACCATCGCCTCTTGAGAGATTTTCTCCCGCGTATAAATCAGGATTCCGCTCAGTTGCCCTTCGTTCTGTTTTCTCGGGGTGGGCGTGAATCCAATCCAATACCGAACGTCACCGCAGCCCTTGACGTGATCCTTGGTCCAGCCGGCCTTCGGCCATCGCCACTGAAGGTTGATGTCCTCCGGTTTCAGGTCGTCGCCATTGAGGCGAACGCGAAATTTCGGGCCAATGAAAAGAAACCGTTCCGCCATGCTGTGGTTGAACAGTTCACTGCTCCGCGCCTTCCGAGAATGAAGGCGGCGCAAGATGATCGTGGTGCCGCGCGTCGTGCGCGCTTTGGCCGGGGCTTTGCTTACCGGGCCGGCGAAAATTACGTCAACGGGGGCAGGTCGACGTTCGATCTCCTTTAGCTTTTGCAAGTCCAGCTTGAACCAAATCAGCACCCTCTCGCCCAGCTTCTTGTCGGGCTTACGATACACAGTTTGGACTTCGAGCACGTCTGCTACGCCAAACCCGGCTAGCTTTCCGATCCCCTTCCTGCCTTGAAGAAGACGGCCGCCAGGTGATTTGTCCGTATTGTCTTCCTCGCGTCTGTCACGGCCAACGTCGAGATAGGCGTCTCGGATCATATCCCAGGTCATGCCATTGCCGTTGTCTTCGACGCGAATAACGTGGGCAGCATCGTCAGGTCGCCAGGCCTCGCCCATCGGGACAATGACGTCTACCGTCCGCGCGTCGGCATCCCATGCATTGGAGATGAGTTCAGCGATGGCCGGCACAGGACGTCCTGCATACATCTGGACGCCGAGATGCTTGATGATGTTACCGGCATAAGTGAGCACCAGTTCTTTGGGGTCTCTTCCCTCAAGCAGAACCTGACTTGGTGTCTGACGAATCTTGCGCGGACGTGCCATTGAACGTGTCCAATCGCGCGACGATGGTGAGGTCTAGAATCGAAGGCTGGATAACATAGTGCTTTTTCGACGATTTGGCGACGTTCGACCAGTTTAACGCCAATTCAAGCGAAATCTCGCTTAATGCCGCGGTTCAGCGTCGCTCAATCGCCGAGAGCCTATGCCGGATAAGCGACTCGTTCGTCGTTTGACATTCCCAAATCACAAACACGTGCCAACCCAGGCTCCTAAGAGCTTGCGTCACGCGGCGATCTCTAGCGACGTTGCGATCGAACTTTTCCGTCCAAAATTTCACGCGCGACTTTGGCATCGACGCTCGTTTGCACTTTGCGTGGCGATGCCAGAAGCAGCCATGCACGAATACGACGGTTTTGAACCTGGGAAAAACGACATCGGGGCGGCCCGGCAGATTCTTCCCGTGAAGGCGAAACCGAAGACCCAAGGCATGAGCGATGCGCCGCACCGCTATCTCGGGAGGCGTGTTCGCTTGCCTCACCTTAGACATACGCGGGCCGTGCTGAAACGTCACCTTTGCCGTTTTTTCTTCCTCGATATTGACGGGGTCTGGTTGGCTTTCAAATATTTCTTGCATTGGCGAGCAAGAACCTCGGCAAACAAGCAAGGCAGTGCGTTACCGACGATGTTGCAGGCATCTTCAATGCTCGACGTATCGAGAACGTAATCCTTTGGAAACGTTTGCAGCATCGCCGCTTCCCGAACCGAGATCGTCCGGTTCGCCTGTGGGTGCCCGAAACGGCCCTTGCTAAACGTGGTACAGCCGCCTGTGATGGTCGGAGACGCGTCAGCCCAGCGCATACGACCATATACGCTGCCGAATCCCCGGTAGCTGCGTCCCTTATGGCAATTCGGTCGGAGCTTTGAAGGTATCTTCCACCATTGTTGGCCAACGCGTGCTGCGCGCATCCGTGCCATGTTCTCGGGCGTCAAAGTTCGGATGATGTGCCAGTCGGTTTTCGCTGGAGAAATCTTCCTTTCACGCAAATCGGAAAAATGTACGGGCACGGACATGCTGCTAATCGTGTCGCGCACCGTATTGTACTTTTTCAGCCCGTCTTTGCCATCTTTCGAGTGCGTCGCCGCGGGCAATGGAATCTCAAAGCCTAGACCCGCCAACAGAACGAGGCGACGTCGGTACTGAGGAACGCCATAATCGGCCGCTTGAAGAACTCCGTAAGAAACGACGTAGCCCATCGCCTCCAGTGACTTTTTGAACTTCTGAAACCGGCGCTTACCGCGAATGAGCAGCCCTGGAACGTTCTCCATCATTACCGCGCGCGGACTCAGTTCACCGACGATCCGCAGCATGTCATTTATGAGTGCGTTGCGAGGATCGCTCTTTTTGTATTTGGCCGTCAGGCTCGTAAAGCCTTGGCAAGGGGGGCAGCCGCTGATCAGGTCGATCACTGCCTGGTGATCGCCAGGTACAAGATCGCGTCCGCAAATCGTTCTGATGTCCTGCTTGTACGCTCGAACGTCCCGATGGTTGGCGATGTAAGTATCGTACGCACTGTCATCCAATTCGACCGCAGCTGCGACTTCGAACCCGGCGCGTTTAAGTCCCACGGTTAGACCACCGCCGCCGGCGAACAGGTCGATTGCCGTCAAATCGTTCACGACGTCTTCCCCATCTCGCGAGCGATTTTCTTTTGTCGTTCGGCCTCGTCGAGGAAGGCGCGATGCATCTTTCGCGTGCGCGCGAGGAAGGACCGCCAGGTAATATGCTCCAGCCTTCCTTCCTTGATCATCGACTCGTACGATTTCTTCTGCGCACCGGTGAGCGAATGACCGTCTGCAACCAACGTGATCTTGTAGTTCGGCACCATCTGCTTGAACTCCTCATGCTTGGGATCGCTGAGGAATTGATCGAATTGCTCGTCGTACGTGATGATGCGGTCCATTTCCGCATTGGCGATCTTGTGGCCGGGCTTCTTGATCTCGATTACCTGCAAATAGGTATCCTGGCTCGACAAGACGAAGTCAGGTCGCTTCTTCCCCGACGAGAATTCGCCGAGATAAATCTCTTTGCCGATGTTCTTCTTGTAGAACTTCTCAAACTCGCGCCGCAGCGTGTTGAAGGACGCATTTGCCGATACTGGCGCCCACTGGGGGTTGATCAACCAAGGTGCGTCCTCGATGAGTTTCTGGAATTCGTCTTCGTTGGTGTCGTCGTCATCCTTGAGCTGCTCGAGCTTTTCGATGACGCGGATACGGTCTTCGGCTATGCGACCGAAGGAAGCCAATTCGGCAAGCCGGGCCGTCCGCAAGATGCTCGAAATGGCCCCAAGCAGATTGGCCGGTTCGTCGGCCGCAGCCCGGAGCATTTCGTCGAGGGTAATGTGCGGCGCCAAGAGCAACGTAAGATCGACGAAGTCCTTGACGACATCTTCGTCGTCAAGATCGCCGGGAGAGATCGCCCGTCCCAGGGTGCGCGCGACTTCGACTGCGCTATCACGGATTTCCTTCTGTTCGGCTCCGGGGAATTCCTGGGTGATGCGTTTCTCGACGTTTCCGACTTCGAAGAACTTTTCTATGGCACTCTTACGCAGGGGATCGCGCGCCAGTGTGCCGATGCGGGCTACGATCTTCTGGCCCCACTGTTCGAACGCAGAAGCCACTTCGTCGGACCAAAGCAGGTCTCGGCGATCCGTCTGGATCAGATCTTCCTTTTCATCGAGCCAATCCGCGTCTATCTGCCCAACCAGATAGGAACGCACGTTGTGTTCGCCCGTAAAGCCGGCTTTGCGCCCAAAGACGGACGTTTGAGCAGCGATCTTGCCGCGGCAGTAAATACGAACGCCTGCCATCAAGTCGTCCTTGTACGGCACCTTGGAGTAGGCGACCCAACCACGAACGGGATAAAATTGGCCGTCGTGAAAAAATCCAGCCGCAAGGTCGTCGATCGTCTCGCCATCGGGTCCGGTGACGTAGTACTTCGAAGATGCGGCACCATTCAGAAACGTCGTCTCCGGCCCGTGAAAGACAATCTTCGTGTTCGGCATGGTCTCGACTTTGAAGTCGCCTACCTTCGTCTCGTACCCGGCAGAGCCTTTCGTCTTGGTATTGTCCTGAAGCACGATGCTCCAATTCTTGGACGGCAAGCCAAAGCGCTGCGCAATCTGGCGCGAAAGATCATCCATGTCGGGAACGCGCCGATGCGCGAAACCGCTCAACCGCGTCGTCGTCCCGCTGGCTTTGCTTACGGTGCCATCCAGCTTGCCGACGGTCGGT
The nucleotide sequence above comes from Rhizomicrobium sp.. Encoded proteins:
- a CDS encoding ATP-binding protein, with product MARPRKIRQTPSQVLLEGRDPKELVLTYAGNIIKHLGVQMYAGRPVPAIAELISNAWDADARTVDVIVPMGEAWRPDDAAHVIRVEDNGNGMTWDMIRDAYLDVGRDRREEDNTDKSPGGRLLQGRKGIGKLAGFGVADVLEVQTVYRKPDKKLGERVLIWFKLDLQKLKEIERRPAPVDVIFAGPVSKAPAKARTTRGTTIILRRLHSRKARSSELFNHSMAERFLFIGPKFRVRLNGDDLKPEDINLQWRWPKAGWTKDHVKGCGDVRYWIGFTPTPRKQNEGQLSGILIYTREKISQEAMVFDISGGVTGQHGLRYLVGMVKAEWLDAGIHETDFIATPRDAIAWESPQGAAFKEWGQQLVKKYLAEWARRRAKLREKQIKELNPAIAARIDHLAPAYKDVAVQFVDKFKSIEMEPSEFEGILSWFLDALENATLRSILKKLRESDISDLAQLDDLLSKMEVRTAVTLLQIIDSNLAAIDTLQRMHDHDAKERGVLAKHLEGNPWLIDTTWMLNKAEGRVATWIRTEFGKKAGRQKRKGDDDRADFFCVAIGGTLHIVEIKRGAFVARLADVNQANRYRDYVLKRFSELTDPKAIKYTQVQSHLIAARLHDEALSTAESLQNTGKVFFTSWDDLIERAKHSHRQFRAALQKKAVEAG
- a CDS encoding ATP-binding protein, whose translation is MANKYSMRISRLTVDKLGVKLYDRASAVISELISNSYDADATLVTIEAPMGQFLATQAGGKITDKGFAISVIDNGIGMTPAELQDFYLIIGKERRNDPKQGSLSRIFKRHVTGRKGVGKLAPFGICRTIEVISAGGELVDGKDASGKRAKGYLTSHVILDYEKIAVDDGDKNYEPTVGKLDGTVSKASGTTTRLSGFAHRRVPDMDDLSRQIAQRFGLPSKNWSIVLQDNTKTKGSAGYETKVGDFKVETMPNTKIVFHGPETTFLNGAASSKYYVTGPDGETIDDLAAGFFHDGQFYPVRGWVAYSKVPYKDDLMAGVRIYCRGKIAAQTSVFGRKAGFTGEHNVRSYLVGQIDADWLDEKEDLIQTDRRDLLWSDEVASAFEQWGQKIVARIGTLARDPLRKSAIEKFFEVGNVEKRITQEFPGAEQKEIRDSAVEVARTLGRAISPGDLDDEDVVKDFVDLTLLLAPHITLDEMLRAAADEPANLLGAISSILRTARLAELASFGRIAEDRIRVIEKLEQLKDDDDTNEDEFQKLIEDAPWLINPQWAPVSANASFNTLRREFEKFYKKNIGKEIYLGEFSSGKKRPDFVLSSQDTYLQVIEIKKPGHKIANAEMDRIITYDEQFDQFLSDPKHEEFKQMVPNYKITLVADGHSLTGAQKKSYESMIKEGRLEHITWRSFLARTRKMHRAFLDEAERQKKIAREMGKTS
- a CDS encoding DNA cytosine methyltransferase codes for the protein MNDLTAIDLFAGGGGLTVGLKRAGFEVAAAVELDDSAYDTYIANHRDVRAYKQDIRTICGRDLVPGDHQAVIDLISGCPPCQGFTSLTAKYKKSDPRNALINDMLRIVGELSPRAVMMENVPGLLIRGKRRFQKFKKSLEAMGYVVSYGVLQAADYGVPQYRRRLVLLAGLGFEIPLPAATHSKDGKDGLKKYNTVRDTISSMSVPVHFSDLRERKISPAKTDWHIIRTLTPENMARMRAARVGQQWWKIPSKLRPNCHKGRSYRGFGSVYGRMRWADASPTITGGCTTFSKGRFGHPQANRTISVREAAMLQTFPKDYVLDTSSIEDACNIVGNALPCLFAEVLARQCKKYLKANQTPSISRKKKRQR